One region of Xylanimonas ulmi genomic DNA includes:
- a CDS encoding DUF4190 domain-containing protein, with amino-acid sequence MSASLTPTPSPLPAPPAAARPTGNALATAGFVVGLVALALCLVPIVNNVAFVLGALGLVFGIVGLLKARKGAGRRGLAIAAIVLSVLAGAGVIASQAFYGKVLDGVSDALDTRPTPDAAAPGAGDEDAAQDASDADSEDVAGDDGAAPEAGTRANPLPAGTTVSTADWQVTVGTPREAWGEISQANPFNQPPADGTQYWIVPLSGTFTGSDPATPWIDLSVAFVGDDSVTYDDTSCGVLPDSLSDIGELYQGAQFSGNACVVVPADAPGLFTLRTGLFDSPVFFSK; translated from the coding sequence ATGAGCGCCTCGCTCACCCCCACCCCCTCGCCCCTGCCGGCCCCGCCCGCGGCTGCGCGGCCGACGGGCAACGCTCTGGCCACGGCCGGCTTCGTCGTCGGCCTCGTCGCCCTGGCGCTGTGCCTGGTCCCGATCGTCAACAACGTGGCCTTCGTCCTCGGGGCGCTGGGCCTGGTCTTCGGGATCGTCGGACTCCTCAAGGCGCGCAAGGGCGCCGGACGACGGGGCCTGGCGATCGCCGCGATCGTCTTGTCGGTGCTCGCCGGCGCTGGCGTGATCGCGTCGCAGGCGTTCTACGGCAAGGTGCTCGACGGGGTCTCGGACGCCCTCGACACCCGCCCGACGCCCGACGCCGCGGCGCCCGGGGCCGGCGACGAGGACGCCGCGCAGGACGCGTCCGACGCCGACAGCGAGGACGTCGCGGGCGACGACGGGGCGGCGCCCGAGGCCGGCACGCGCGCCAACCCCTTGCCCGCGGGCACGACCGTGAGCACGGCCGACTGGCAGGTCACCGTCGGCACGCCGCGCGAGGCGTGGGGCGAGATCTCGCAGGCCAACCCCTTCAACCAGCCGCCCGCCGACGGCACGCAGTACTGGATCGTCCCGTTGAGCGGGACGTTCACCGGCTCCGACCCCGCGACGCCGTGGATCGACCTGTCGGTCGCGTTCGTCGGAGACGACTCGGTGACCTACGACGACACCTCCTGCGGGGTGCTCCCCGACAGCCTGTCGGACATCGGTGAGCTCTACCAGGGCGCGCAGTTCTCGGGCAACGCCTGCGTCGTGGTCCCGGCCGACGCGCCCGGCCTGTTCACGCTGCGCACGGGCCTGTTCGACTCCCCGGTGTTCTTCTCGAAGTGA
- a CDS encoding DoxX family protein, which produces MDVALWVVAGLLAAVCLAVGCVKLLRGSALAERMAWVEAFPDVVVRLIGLCEIAGALGLVLPQATSTAAWLTPLAAAGITLLQLLAIGVHVRRGETQQLAINVVLMVLALVVAVGRFAQWTTAAA; this is translated from the coding sequence GTGGACGTCGCACTCTGGGTCGTGGCCGGACTGCTCGCTGCGGTCTGTCTGGCGGTCGGCTGCGTCAAACTCCTGCGCGGCAGCGCCCTGGCCGAGCGGATGGCGTGGGTCGAGGCGTTCCCCGACGTCGTCGTCCGGCTCATCGGACTGTGCGAGATCGCGGGCGCGCTCGGGCTGGTGCTCCCCCAGGCCACCAGCACGGCGGCATGGCTGACTCCGCTCGCGGCCGCGGGCATCACGCTGCTGCAACTGTTGGCGATCGGCGTCCATGTGCGGCGCGGCGAGACGCAGCAACTGGCCATCAACGTCGTGCTGATGGTGCTCGCGCTGGTGGTCGCCGTCGGCCGGTTCGCGCAGTGGACGACGGCCGCGGCCTGA
- a CDS encoding helix-turn-helix transcriptional regulator, translating to MDFAPTAIECLAKGVSVEIVGRPGSGRSVVLDEVCAILRLREQRPIRVRGIGALRERPLATLLASLPELGRQTSICESVNYLRDEVSPQGVLVVDDVDDLDDVSAGVVAAVRATTSAPMIVSRRIGPRPAAPLRRLLAAAQPSIRHLVRPLTFDALRGVLERDLGAPVAAATMARIATMSGGLPGLARAISLVAQRTGRLTLSGDVWAATGSLWSPQLGQAVEALLVDASAEDVDALTLLAAAGPFAVQDARVMIPGTQLERLNELGLVEVIDGADEGAVGLYPPVVGEYLARECTSSKRAAIRQRLAVEGRAPSGRLAHDVVAALPVGDAILSRIIADDQRAEARERLAAWEDDPTATAAIPLLVALFQAEDPIADAADVYARTDGSSCSESANVEFASGYALYQATSRGDREGAAASLNDLVRRYPNARGAADAVAAHMEMVLDRVPATVGVDTLSGASFCEEVGWGASLEHKIARGEAVSTLAEFDRCQPENSVLRYHGDVCRGLALLYSGEVDQARLWVSKRFDTARSERSPGALQSLGYVAALAAAVQGNIERLEEVVSLIMTFTAVPAFDAQYRSGVVGLSEAKARWLGQDATPCRKARDQAERQRFGPFPFMATSPQADPGVAGDALWSDVEWATERGFLAPAVFALVEAVEAHPDRERLAPFLAPLSVVESPLPRALLCLAQAVAERDVERLGALEETFAAAGAWLYACRAGVQRALALYESGDHVAAAGEALRVWERVIPRTRGLEGVFARLAHAVDLSPREVEIARYAVDGLAAVDIAGALVLSTRTVEHHLFKTYRKVGVDSRKGLRGAFETWLRPAHQGAQFGFE from the coding sequence ATGGACTTCGCCCCGACCGCGATCGAGTGCCTCGCCAAGGGCGTGAGCGTCGAGATCGTCGGACGGCCCGGCTCGGGCCGATCGGTCGTGCTCGACGAGGTGTGCGCGATCCTGAGGTTGCGCGAGCAGCGGCCCATCCGCGTGCGCGGCATCGGCGCCCTGCGGGAGCGGCCGCTCGCGACCCTGCTCGCGTCCCTCCCCGAGCTCGGGCGGCAGACGTCGATCTGCGAGTCCGTCAACTACCTGCGCGACGAGGTCTCGCCTCAGGGCGTCCTGGTGGTCGACGACGTCGACGACCTCGACGACGTGAGCGCGGGCGTCGTCGCCGCGGTCCGGGCCACGACGTCGGCGCCGATGATCGTCTCGCGGCGCATCGGCCCGCGGCCCGCCGCCCCGCTGCGTCGCCTCCTGGCCGCCGCCCAGCCGAGCATCCGCCACCTGGTGCGCCCCTTGACGTTCGACGCGCTGCGCGGCGTGCTCGAACGCGACCTCGGCGCGCCCGTCGCCGCGGCGACCATGGCGAGGATCGCGACCATGTCCGGTGGTCTGCCCGGCCTGGCGCGCGCGATCTCGCTCGTGGCGCAGCGCACCGGGCGGCTCACGCTCTCGGGTGACGTGTGGGCCGCGACCGGGTCGCTGTGGTCGCCGCAGCTCGGGCAGGCCGTCGAGGCGCTGCTGGTCGACGCGTCCGCCGAGGACGTCGACGCGCTGACGCTGCTCGCCGCGGCGGGGCCGTTCGCGGTTCAGGACGCGCGAGTGATGATCCCCGGCACGCAGCTCGAACGGCTCAACGAGCTCGGGCTCGTCGAGGTCATCGACGGCGCCGACGAGGGCGCGGTCGGGCTGTACCCGCCGGTCGTGGGCGAGTACCTCGCGCGCGAGTGCACGTCGTCGAAGCGCGCCGCCATCCGCCAGCGCCTCGCGGTGGAGGGGCGGGCGCCTTCGGGACGGCTGGCGCACGACGTCGTGGCCGCGCTCCCGGTGGGTGACGCCATCCTGAGCCGGATCATCGCCGACGACCAGCGGGCCGAGGCGCGGGAGCGGCTCGCGGCCTGGGAGGACGACCCCACCGCCACCGCCGCCATTCCGCTGCTGGTGGCGCTGTTCCAGGCGGAGGATCCCATCGCCGACGCGGCCGACGTCTACGCGCGCACCGACGGGTCGTCCTGCTCGGAGTCGGCGAACGTCGAGTTCGCCTCGGGGTATGCGCTCTATCAGGCGACCTCGCGCGGCGACCGCGAGGGGGCGGCGGCGAGCCTCAACGACCTGGTTCGGCGCTACCCGAACGCCCGCGGCGCCGCCGACGCCGTGGCGGCCCACATGGAGATGGTGCTCGACCGTGTGCCCGCGACGGTGGGCGTCGACACGCTCTCGGGCGCCTCGTTCTGCGAGGAGGTCGGCTGGGGCGCGAGCCTCGAACACAAGATCGCCCGGGGAGAGGCCGTGTCCACGCTCGCCGAGTTCGACCGGTGCCAGCCCGAGAACAGCGTGCTGCGCTATCACGGCGACGTGTGCCGCGGGCTCGCGCTGCTCTACAGCGGTGAGGTCGACCAGGCGCGCCTGTGGGTCAGCAAGCGCTTCGACACCGCGCGCAGCGAGCGCAGCCCGGGGGCGTTGCAGTCGCTCGGCTACGTCGCAGCCCTCGCCGCCGCGGTCCAGGGGAACATCGAACGCCTGGAGGAGGTCGTCTCGCTGATCATGACCTTCACCGCGGTCCCGGCGTTCGACGCGCAGTACCGGTCCGGCGTCGTCGGCCTGTCCGAGGCCAAGGCGCGCTGGCTGGGCCAGGACGCCACGCCCTGCCGCAAGGCGCGCGATCAGGCCGAGCGGCAACGGTTCGGCCCCTTCCCCTTCATGGCGACCTCGCCGCAGGCCGACCCCGGTGTGGCCGGCGACGCGCTGTGGAGCGACGTCGAGTGGGCGACCGAGCGCGGCTTCCTCGCGCCGGCGGTCTTCGCGCTCGTCGAGGCCGTCGAGGCGCACCCCGACCGCGAGCGCCTGGCGCCGTTCCTGGCGCCCCTGTCCGTCGTCGAGAGCCCGCTGCCGCGTGCGCTGCTGTGCCTCGCGCAGGCGGTCGCCGAGCGTGATGTCGAGCGTCTCGGCGCGCTCGAGGAGACGTTCGCCGCGGCGGGGGCGTGGCTGTACGCGTGCCGGGCGGGCGTCCAGCGCGCGCTCGCGCTCTACGAGTCGGGGGACCACGTGGCGGCGGCCGGCGAGGCGTTGCGCGTGTGGGAGCGCGTCATCCCGCGCACGCGAGGGCTGGAGGGCGTGTTCGCGCGGCTCGCCCACGCGGTCGACCTGTCACCGCGCGAGGTCGAGATCGCGCGTTACGCCGTCGACGGGCTGGCGGCCGTCGACATCGCCGGAGCCCTGGTGCTCAGCACGCGCACCGTCGAGCACCACCTGTTCAAGACCTACCGCAAGGTCGGGGTCGACTCGCGCAAGGGGCTGCGGGGCGCGTTCGAGACGTGGCTGCGCCCGGCGCACCAGGGCGCGCAGTTCGGCTTCGAGTGA
- a CDS encoding alpha-glucuronidase: protein MTLNRPSHPVPADPAVHPAWLPEAAFAPLGSRRVALVLDDASPVADTVRAEVTAALAAHGGAAVEAAEAADVVLALRPADAAPQFQSDGDLDPEAFTYARAGGVVTVTASDARGLLYGLFHLVRLGERAFTGADVVERHAPHTPLRMLDHWDNIAVHPVMGQVERGYAGGSIFYEAGVVREDLTRVAQYARLLAASGVNRVAINNVNVGPAETRLLDDLLPDVARIAAAFRPYGITTHLSVSWASPVRLGGLATSDPFDAGVQEWWAGAADRVWAAIPDFGGFVIKADSEGQPGPFAYGRTHADGANMLAAAVAPHGGLIHWRAFVYNHEQDWRDRRTDRAKAAFEHFAPYDGTFADNVIVQIKHGPLDFQVREATSPAIAAMPRTRVAPEFQVTTEYLGHQKHAVYLGRMWSQLLAFPYWGQDGDGSRSGRTMADVAAGRHPLGDGTRVGGLAAVSNVGDDVFWTGHPFAQANLYAWGRLAWDPTADPIAILDEWIALTFPGATALVRETLHAILDQSWETYEMYTAPLGVCFMVQPGSHYGPSPDGYEYSPWGTYHFADRDGVGVDRTRATGSGYTGQYPAPWSDVYESLDTCPDELLLFFHHVPYSHVLHSGKTVVQHVYDTHFEGLERVLEAARRWTEAQDAFPADVAERVTERFAEQVRSATDWRDVVNTYFLRHSGVADAHGRTIY from the coding sequence GTGACCCTCAACCGCCCCTCGCACCCCGTCCCCGCCGACCCCGCGGTCCACCCGGCGTGGCTTCCCGAGGCGGCGTTCGCGCCGCTCGGGTCGCGGCGCGTGGCTCTCGTGCTCGACGACGCCTCACCCGTCGCGGACACGGTGAGAGCCGAGGTCACGGCCGCGCTCGCAGCGCACGGCGGCGCCGCCGTCGAGGCCGCGGAGGCGGCCGACGTCGTGCTCGCGCTGCGGCCCGCCGACGCCGCGCCGCAGTTCCAGTCCGACGGCGACCTCGACCCGGAGGCGTTCACGTACGCCCGCGCAGGCGGCGTCGTCACCGTGACGGCGAGCGACGCGCGCGGGTTGCTCTACGGGCTGTTCCACCTGGTGCGGCTCGGCGAGAGGGCGTTCACCGGCGCCGACGTCGTCGAGCGGCACGCCCCGCACACCCCGCTGCGCATGCTCGACCACTGGGACAACATCGCGGTGCACCCCGTCATGGGCCAGGTCGAGCGCGGGTACGCGGGCGGCTCGATCTTCTACGAGGCCGGAGTCGTGCGCGAGGACCTGACGCGGGTGGCGCAGTACGCGCGCCTGCTGGCGGCGTCGGGCGTCAACCGCGTCGCGATCAACAACGTCAACGTGGGGCCGGCCGAGACGCGCCTGCTCGACGACCTGCTGCCCGACGTCGCGCGCATCGCCGCCGCGTTCCGGCCCTACGGCATCACCACGCACCTGTCGGTCTCATGGGCCTCGCCGGTGCGCCTGGGCGGGCTGGCGACGTCGGACCCGTTCGACGCCGGCGTCCAGGAGTGGTGGGCGGGCGCCGCCGACCGCGTCTGGGCCGCCATCCCCGACTTCGGCGGGTTCGTCATCAAGGCCGACTCGGAGGGGCAGCCTGGCCCGTTCGCCTACGGGCGCACCCACGCCGACGGCGCCAACATGCTCGCCGCCGCCGTCGCGCCGCACGGCGGGCTGATCCACTGGCGGGCCTTCGTCTACAACCACGAGCAGGACTGGCGTGATCGGCGCACCGACCGCGCCAAGGCCGCGTTCGAGCACTTCGCCCCGTACGACGGCACGTTCGCGGACAACGTCATCGTGCAGATCAAGCACGGCCCGCTCGACTTCCAGGTGCGCGAGGCCACCTCGCCCGCGATCGCCGCGATGCCGCGCACGCGGGTGGCGCCCGAGTTCCAGGTGACCACCGAGTACCTCGGGCACCAGAAGCACGCGGTGTACCTCGGGCGCATGTGGTCGCAGCTGCTCGCATTCCCCTACTGGGGACAGGACGGCGACGGCTCGCGCTCGGGGCGCACCATGGCCGACGTCGCCGCCGGGCGCCACCCGCTCGGCGACGGGACGCGGGTGGGCGGTCTCGCCGCCGTCTCGAACGTGGGCGACGACGTGTTCTGGACGGGTCACCCGTTCGCCCAGGCCAACCTCTACGCCTGGGGCCGCCTGGCGTGGGACCCCACGGCCGACCCGATCGCGATCCTTGACGAGTGGATCGCGCTGACCTTCCCCGGCGCGACCGCGCTGGTGCGCGAGACGCTGCACGCGATCCTCGACCAGTCGTGGGAGACCTACGAGATGTACACCGCCCCGCTCGGCGTGTGCTTCATGGTCCAGCCCGGCTCGCACTACGGCCCCTCGCCCGACGGGTACGAGTACTCCCCGTGGGGCACCTACCACTTCGCCGACCGCGACGGCGTCGGCGTCGACCGCACCCGCGCGACCGGATCGGGGTACACCGGCCAGTACCCCGCTCCATGGAGCGACGTGTACGAGTCGCTCGACACCTGCCCCGACGAGCTGCTGCTGTTCTTCCACCACGTGCCGTACTCGCACGTGCTGCACAGCGGCAAGACCGTGGTGCAGCACGTCTACGACACGCACTTCGAGGGCCTCGAGCGGGTGCTGGAGGCGGCGCGGCGGTGGACCGAGGCCCAAGACGCGTTCCCAGCCGACGTGGCCGAGCGCGTCACTGAGCGGTTCGCCGAGCAGGTCCGCTCGGCCACCGACTGGCGCGACGTGGTCAACACCTACTTCCTGCGCCACTCGGGCGTCGCCGACGCGCACGGACGCACGATCTACTGA
- a CDS encoding mannitol dehydrogenase family protein, with protein MTHTSVVPRLGPQTVLPAGVAPAPVVPAGVGIVHLGWGAFHRAHQAVYTQEAMAASGDLRWGILGDVERTPALAAALAAQGGRYTVLTVGRDSDGGVVERAQVVASVVGAAYPREETARLLAAMAAPSTHVITLTVTEKGYLRTREGRLDLDQARPDVEAFAAELSGTEAASAAVTAMGLLVRGLGARFRAGATPVTVLSCDNMAHNGKVLKAVVDEFVAAAGPVAQGFAAWLATSTTWPSSMVDRITPAVTAATLDRVEEILGARDEAAIAAEPFKQWVIEDAFAGPRPPWELAGAELTDDVAPWEEAKLRMLNGTHSLIAYAGRLFGYATMAEAVVAPEIADHARAYLLDDALPSVTVPTGADLPAYARSLLDRFANPATGHTTRQVSTDGTQKIPFRWGGALDHHLAAGRVPQGIAFGLAAWSEFVRRAVRDGVDLGDPAGAEALTATVAATGGGAEEVARALLTIPGLLSEVAATHPALSDAVAAHARALAAASDALL; from the coding sequence ATGACTCACACATCTGTCGTTCCCCGGCTTGGCCCCCAGACGGTGCTGCCGGCCGGCGTCGCCCCGGCTCCGGTGGTTCCTGCGGGGGTGGGGATCGTGCACCTGGGGTGGGGCGCGTTCCACCGCGCGCATCAGGCGGTGTACACGCAGGAGGCGATGGCGGCCTCGGGCGACTTGCGGTGGGGGATCCTGGGCGACGTCGAGCGCACCCCGGCGCTGGCGGCGGCGTTGGCGGCCCAGGGCGGTCGGTACACGGTGTTGACCGTGGGCCGAGACTCCGATGGGGGTGTCGTGGAGCGGGCGCAGGTGGTGGCCTCGGTGGTCGGCGCCGCCTACCCGCGCGAGGAGACTGCGCGGCTGTTGGCCGCGATGGCCGCGCCGAGCACACACGTGATCACGCTGACGGTCACGGAGAAGGGGTATCTGCGCACGCGGGAGGGGCGCCTGGACCTCGACCAGGCCCGCCCCGACGTGGAGGCGTTCGCCGCCGAGCTCTCCGGGACCGAGGCCGCGAGTGCGGCGGTCACTGCCATGGGTCTGCTGGTGCGGGGGCTGGGCGCGCGGTTCCGGGCGGGCGCGACGCCGGTGACGGTGCTCAGCTGCGACAACATGGCGCACAACGGCAAGGTCCTCAAGGCGGTGGTGGACGAGTTCGTCGCCGCGGCCGGGCCGGTCGCCCAGGGGTTCGCGGCGTGGCTGGCCACCAGCACGACGTGGCCCAGCTCGATGGTCGACCGCATCACGCCGGCAGTGACTGCGGCGACGCTGGACCGGGTCGAGGAGATCCTCGGGGCGCGTGACGAGGCCGCAATCGCGGCCGAGCCGTTCAAGCAGTGGGTCATCGAGGACGCGTTCGCGGGCCCGCGCCCGCCGTGGGAGCTGGCCGGCGCCGAGCTGACTGACGACGTCGCCCCGTGGGAGGAGGCAAAGCTGCGCATGCTCAACGGCACGCACTCGCTCATCGCCTACGCCGGGCGCCTGTTCGGGTACGCGACCATGGCCGAGGCCGTGGTGGCCCCCGAGATCGCCGACCACGCCCGCGCCTACCTGCTCGACGACGCCCTGCCGAGCGTCACCGTGCCGACCGGAGCGGACCTGCCCGCCTACGCCCGCAGCCTGCTCGACCGGTTCGCCAACCCCGCCACCGGGCACACCACGCGGCAGGTCTCGACGGACGGCACCCAGAAGATCCCCTTCCGCTGGGGCGGCGCCCTGGACCACCACCTCGCGGCGGGTCGCGTGCCCCAGGGCATCGCGTTCGGCCTGGCCGCCTGGAGCGAGTTCGTGCGCCGCGCCGTGCGCGACGGCGTCGACCTGGGCGACCCCGCGGGCGCCGAGGCCCTGACCGCGACCGTCGCCGCGACCGGCGGCGGAGCCGAGGAGGTCGCCCGCGCGCTGCTGACCATCCCCGGCCTGCTGTCCGAGGTCGCCGCGACCCACCCCGCCCTGTCCGACGCCGTCGCCGCCCACGCCCGCGCCCTGGCCGCCGCGAGCGACGCCCTCCTCTAG
- the uxuA gene encoding mannonate dehydratase yields MKMGFRWYGDGNDTVALDDIRQIPGVTTIVWSLHHKQAGQVWTEDEITAQIARIEDLTPDHHARGVTKTLRADVVESVNVHESIKLGKTVLGLDRDTAIENYRTTIARLGRAGVRVVCYNFMPVFDWLRTDMFHPLPDGSTALYYEKAIVDQMTPESLIASMNLDDGGLTLPGWEPERLASFQELKDAYVGVTREDMYANYQYFLDAVIPVCEEYDVKLGVHPDDPAFDIFGWPRVVSRKADLARVLSLNDSPHHGLTLCLGSFGSNPDSDPVDAVTTFMDRIHFSHVRNIKHYPNGDFTEVAHRASEGSIDTVGIMRAYAAAGYTGYIRPDHGRHLWDENRGNTPRPGYGLYDRALGVQYLLGCWDTATHQA; encoded by the coding sequence ATGAAGATGGGCTTTCGCTGGTACGGCGACGGCAACGACACCGTCGCCCTTGACGACATCCGCCAGATCCCCGGCGTCACCACGATCGTGTGGTCCCTGCACCACAAGCAGGCCGGGCAGGTGTGGACCGAGGACGAGATCACCGCGCAGATCGCCCGGATCGAGGACCTGACCCCCGACCATCACGCCCGCGGGGTGACCAAGACCCTGCGCGCCGACGTCGTGGAGTCGGTCAACGTGCATGAGTCGATCAAGCTCGGCAAGACCGTCCTGGGCCTGGACCGCGACACCGCGATCGAGAACTACCGCACCACCATCGCCCGCCTCGGGCGGGCCGGGGTGCGCGTGGTCTGCTACAACTTCATGCCCGTCTTCGACTGGCTGCGCACCGACATGTTCCACCCCCTGCCCGACGGCTCCACCGCCCTGTACTACGAGAAGGCGATCGTGGACCAGATGACCCCCGAGTCACTCATCGCCTCGATGAACCTCGACGACGGCGGCCTGACCCTGCCCGGCTGGGAGCCCGAGCGCCTCGCGTCCTTCCAGGAGCTCAAGGACGCCTACGTCGGGGTCACCCGCGAGGACATGTACGCCAACTACCAGTACTTCCTGGACGCCGTGATCCCGGTGTGCGAGGAGTACGACGTCAAGCTCGGCGTGCACCCCGACGACCCCGCCTTCGACATCTTCGGCTGGCCCCGCGTCGTGTCCCGCAAGGCCGACCTCGCCCGCGTCCTGTCCCTCAACGACAGCCCCCACCACGGCCTGACCCTGTGCCTGGGCTCGTTCGGCTCCAACCCCGACTCCGACCCCGTCGACGCCGTCACCACGTTCATGGACCGCATCCACTTCTCCCACGTGCGCAACATCAAGCACTACCCCAACGGCGACTTCACCGAGGTCGCCCACCGCGCGAGCGAGGGCTCGATCGACACCGTCGGCATCATGCGCGCCTACGCCGCGGCCGGATACACCGGCTACATCCGCCCCGACCACGGCCGCCACCTATGGGACGAGAACCGCGGCAACACCCCCCGCCCCGGCTACGGCCTCTACGACCGCGCCCTCGGCGTCCAATACCTCCTGGGGTGCTGGGACACCGCCACCCACCAGGCCTGA
- a CDS encoding tetratricopeptide repeat protein codes for MTATVTPELEAAIALGYERRDRGDMAPTIAYFEELLAQHPGHPVLTYEVAGAYDTAGREAEARGRYEEALRLGLSGESLRRCLCQYGSTLRWLGEYDASLVVLDRAAREFPESDSVRVFRALTLNEAHRHDEAVAELLTIVTNHAEVTDLGRYATGLAGLAAWYGKGRPADG; via the coding sequence ATGACGGCCACGGTGACTCCCGAGCTTGAGGCTGCGATCGCGCTGGGGTACGAGCGCCGCGATCGCGGCGACATGGCGCCGACGATCGCCTACTTCGAAGAGCTCCTGGCTCAACATCCCGGCCATCCGGTGCTGACCTACGAGGTCGCGGGCGCCTACGACACGGCGGGACGGGAGGCCGAGGCGCGTGGTCGCTACGAGGAGGCGCTTCGGCTCGGGCTCTCAGGCGAGAGCCTGCGCCGCTGTCTGTGCCAGTACGGCAGCACGCTGCGTTGGCTCGGCGAGTACGACGCCTCGCTGGTGGTGCTCGATCGTGCCGCCCGCGAGTTCCCGGAGTCGGACTCCGTCCGCGTGTTCCGGGCGCTCACGCTCAACGAGGCCCACCGCCATGACGAGGCTGTCGCCGAACTGCTGACCATCGTCACGAACCACGCTGAGGTCACCGATCTCGGCCGCTACGCCACCGGCCTGGCGGGGCTGGCGGCGTGGTACGGGAAAGGCCGTCCGGCAGACGGGTAG
- a CDS encoding FKBP-type peptidyl-prolyl cis-trans isomerase, whose translation MTTLPTASGTFGDKPELTFPADGAPAGLQVQVLLEGSGPVVEAGRTIVVNYLGQTWGGHVFDNSYDRGATIDFPIGVGAVIGGWDKGLVGRNVGDRVLLSIPPEHGYGARGVPQAGIGGGDTLVFVVDVVGVR comes from the coding sequence GTGACCACGCTCCCCACCGCCTCCGGCACGTTCGGCGACAAGCCCGAGCTCACGTTCCCCGCCGACGGCGCCCCGGCCGGCCTGCAGGTGCAGGTCCTGCTGGAGGGCTCCGGCCCGGTCGTCGAGGCCGGACGCACCATCGTCGTCAACTACCTCGGCCAGACGTGGGGCGGCCACGTCTTCGACAACTCCTACGACCGCGGCGCCACGATCGACTTCCCGATCGGCGTCGGCGCCGTCATCGGCGGCTGGGACAAGGGCCTTGTCGGGCGCAACGTGGGCGACCGCGTGCTGCTGTCGATCCCGCCGGAGCACGGCTACGGAGCCCGCGGCGTCCCGCAGGCCGGCATCGGCGGCGGCGACACCCTCGTCTTCGTCGTGGACGTCGTCGGCGTGCGCTGA
- a CDS encoding cystathionine beta-synthase yields the protein MRYAEHISDLVGHTPLVRLHSVTAGLSATILAKVEYLNPGGSVKDRIALKMIEAAEASGELRPGGTIVEPTSGNTGVGLALVAQRKGYQCVFVCPDKVSKDKRDVLAAYGARVVVTPTAVAPEDPNSYYSVSDRLLREIPDAWKPNQYANPNGPASHYESTGPEIWDDTDGRVTHFVAGVGTGGTITGTGRYLHDASADRGGADGGRVRVVGVDPAGSVYSGGDGRPYLVEGVGEDFWPAAYDPQVPDEIIAVSDADSFLMTRRLAKEEGLLVGGSCGMAVTAALRLARRLEDEDPEAAAKAVIVVLLPDSGRGYMSKIFDDAWMRSYGFLSASDGVTAGDVLRSKAGDLPQLVHAHPTDTVHDAIEMLREYGVSQMPVVVAEPPVKIGEVAGSLTERRLLDLVFSGKAELADPVSAHMEARFPLVGTGEGIDAVRDALHDADALLVVDDGNPVGVLTRHDLLGYLAS from the coding sequence ATGCGTTACGCCGAGCACATCTCCGACCTGGTGGGACACACGCCGCTGGTCCGGCTCCACTCCGTGACCGCGGGCCTGTCCGCGACCATCCTCGCCAAGGTCGAGTACCTCAACCCGGGCGGCTCCGTGAAGGACCGCATCGCCCTGAAGATGATCGAGGCCGCCGAGGCGTCGGGCGAGCTGCGGCCGGGCGGCACGATCGTCGAGCCGACGTCCGGCAACACCGGCGTCGGGCTGGCGCTCGTGGCCCAGCGCAAGGGCTACCAGTGCGTGTTCGTGTGCCCCGACAAGGTCAGCAAGGACAAGCGCGACGTGCTGGCCGCGTACGGGGCCCGCGTCGTCGTGACGCCGACGGCGGTGGCGCCCGAGGATCCGAACTCGTACTACTCGGTCAGCGACCGTCTGCTGCGCGAGATCCCGGACGCGTGGAAGCCCAACCAGTACGCGAACCCCAACGGTCCCGCCTCGCACTACGAGTCGACGGGTCCGGAGATCTGGGACGACACCGACGGGCGCGTCACGCACTTCGTCGCGGGCGTCGGCACGGGCGGCACCATCACCGGCACGGGGCGGTACCTGCACGACGCGTCGGCCGACCGGGGCGGGGCCGACGGCGGCCGGGTGCGCGTCGTCGGCGTCGACCCCGCCGGGTCGGTGTACTCGGGCGGAGACGGGCGCCCCTACCTGGTCGAGGGCGTGGGGGAGGACTTCTGGCCCGCCGCCTACGACCCGCAGGTGCCCGACGAGATCATCGCCGTGAGCGACGCCGACTCGTTCCTCATGACCCGGCGGCTGGCCAAGGAGGAGGGGCTGTTGGTCGGCGGCTCGTGCGGCATGGCGGTCACGGCCGCGCTGCGCCTGGCGCGGCGGCTCGAGGACGAGGACCCCGAGGCCGCGGCCAAGGCGGTCATCGTGGTGCTGCTCCCGGACTCCGGACGCGGATACATGTCGAAGATCTTCGACGACGCGTGGATGCGCTCGTACGGGTTCCTCTCGGCGTCCGACGGCGTCACCGCGGGCGACGTGCTGCGCTCCAAGGCCGGAGACCTGCCCCAGCTCGTGCACGCGCACCCGACCGACACGGTGCACGACGCGATCGAGATGCTGCGTGAGTACGGCGTCTCGCAGATGCCCGTCGTGGTCGCCGAGCCGCCGGTCAAGATCGGGGAGGTCGCCGGCTCGCTCACCGAGCGCAGGCTGCTCGACCTGGTGTTCAGCGGCAAGGCCGAGCTGGCCGACCCCGTCTCGGCCCATATGGAGGCGCGTTTCCCGCTGGTCGGCACGGGCGAGGGGATCGACGCGGTGCGCGACGCCCTGCACGACGCCGACGCGCTGCTCGTGGTCGACGACGGCAACCCCGTGGGCGTCCTGACGCGCCACGACCTGTTGGGCTACCTCGCGAGCTGA